CGGGCGGCGTGCGCAACCCGCCCGTGCTGGGCCCCGCCTGCTGCCGGCGCGACCGCAGGTACTGGCGCATTGTTACGGGGCTCCACTCTACACAACTATACagatactagaggccgcccgcgacttcgtccgcatggaaaccctatcaatcccgcgggaactctgggataaaaagtagcctatgtgttattctgggtcttcagctacctacataccaaatttcatggtaatcggttcagtagtttttgcgtgaaagagtaacaaacatccatacatccatacaaactttcgcctttataatagtagtaggatagagAATAGATACCGTAAACAAACAGCATGACGTTgtagtatagatagatagataataaattaataaatatatacacgggacaaattacacagattgagttagcttcgaagttagttcgaaagttgtgttacgagataataaCCCAacgaaatacttatatagataagcaTATAAGACCTAGGCCAATAAGAGAAAGTTTGtgtctcatcatgccctggccgggattcgaacccaacACAAAGGTTTCACAGACAaccgcactaccgctgcgccacaaaggccgCCGATAGACTATAGAGATATGTATAGAGAATAGATGCCGTAAACAAACATCAGGACgtaatatagatagatagataaaactctattgcaccataagagtaaaacatacaaaacagcacaaaacaaacagAGAcaagtacaaaggcggactaatcgctaatgcaatctcttccagtcaaccttttgGTCGGTCAATATACGTGCTAATGTAATCAAAGCTGTATGGCGAGTACAAGGTTTTGAGCGCCTAAGCGCAGAATTTATATAAACCTGAccctatttttatattttcaaatggGAAATACTTTAACTGCTCCCCGGTCTTAAACCCGGGCGAGTACGGGACTCCTGGGGTTTTACTCTACAAATGCGTCGATGAAGTAAACACggatttgtatgtgatttaatCAGCGCCACCTTgtggtaacgcgatggcactaatcccaagtttatgagcttatctcttagtcgccttttacgaaatccatgggaaagacatggagttctcatttatattggtgctgggaaccacacggcacatgataTGAAATATTGTACGTAAAAATCGTCTGTTCTAGGCCCGTCCGCTGGCTAGTGCGGTCCGGAGAGATGACGCAACTGGTCTGGAAGACAGACGAGATGAAACTGACGTTTGGCAAGAAATTCCACAAGATCCCGCTCTATTTGTTCCTGTTCAACGATCTCCTGGTCATCACTAAAAAGAAGAGGTATTGTATTAATTCCTgattttgttctttttcttaaattttgcattcgAACTTTAAACATCTATTTGTTTTCATCATTTGTCATGCAAATtgtaagaataaatttaatatgtttattaaaggGAGAGTGAGGCCGTCTCTATCCTAGAATCATGTTTACCCAACAATTTATCATATTAATAACAGAATAACCCACCCcagaatttcaagtttcatAATTATGGAGATACAAAATACGCTTTTAAAATACGCCCCTTGCTACTGTTGTATCTATTCATTCAAAACCTTCATCGTTACATGAGCGATCGTATGCCAGTACCAGTTCCACGATAGAACTAACGGTACTATATTTCCTCAGAACTAGTGGAACTCTTTAGTGTCATCTGTTCTACTGAACAATTTAAGGTGGAACTCCTTAGCTGTTCACTTACCTGTACCACCGAACAAATTCTTTGTTTAAATGCTCAATCGAATCGCCGCGAACCATTAATTTTTCCGAGTTTCTATTGACCTTCAAAATTAGTTCTCCATATTGATGCCACGGTATCTTCCAGCGAGGAGAACTTCGTGTGCGTGGACCACTGCCCCCGCTCGCTGCTGGAGGTGTGCTCGGCGGAGGGCGCGGCGGGGGCgggggcggcgggcgcgggggGCGGCGGGGGCGCGGGGGCGGCCAAGCACGCTCTGCTGCTCACGCTGCTCGAGAACCACGAGGGCCGCACCGTGGAGATGGTGAGTGTGTAACGACAATAATGACACGTTGTCGCCATCTTGAATTGAACGACTTAGTTCGGTATATTTGACagatttaaagaaatttatttctcattaaaatacaatagtattttatgtgtaattttttatatacatacatatggtcatgtctatatcccttgcggggcagacaaagccaacagtcttgaagactgaacggccacgttcagctatttggaagatagaattgagattaaaatagtgacaggttgctagcccaccgcctaaaaaagaatccttaagtttgtaagcttatcccttagtcgtctttaacgacatctataggaaagagatggagtggtcctattcttttttgtataggtgtcgggaaccgcacggcacgtTTTcacatagatagatataagAAGATATAAATAGTAAGGTTGGTGTTGTGGTGGTCAGCTGATGTCGTGCGCGTCGGAGACGGACGCCGGGCGCTGGGCGGAGGCGCTGGCgccggcggcgggcgcggacGGCGAGGCGGTGTACGCGGGCTGGGACTGCCCGCAGGTGGCCGCGCTCTACGCGTACGCGCCCGCGCAGCCCGACGAGCTGCCGCTCAGCGAGGGCGACGTCATCAACGTCACCAGGAAGACCAGCGAAGGTGGTgtgataaattacatacatacatataatcacgtctatatcccttgcggggtagacagagccaacagtcctgagcggactgataggccacgttcagctatttggctttaagatggaattgagattcgaatagtgacaagttgctagcctatcgcctaaaaaagaatctcaagtttgtaagcctatcccttagtcgccttttacgacatccatgggaaagagatggagcggtcctattcttttttgtattggtgccgggaaccacacggcattgtcattaattctaattttttattctttattttaagatatttatattcttatcgctttaataatagttgtcaaatcttttggttttacaacattggttaacgtcaaataaatgacttaaaactaagcggtaacaaactgcacgtTACGATTACGAATACGAATTGTCAAAAAATGTGTACAGTAACACGTTAATGCATTTAAGATGTCGTAATTACAATAGTGTTTTAACACCTTTTACTGTTATTATGAGCAAAtgttacaataacaatttaatgtaatttgatTTGGACTTCAAACAGAGAGGAATTTTtaacactttttttaaatgccaTATAtcctctttttatttaaatcttaaaaggTACCTAATCACCtcataatacctacctaccttgaCACCAATATGCTTCTTGAATTTTCTTTACCTACAGTTGatcatgttaataaaataaaaatcctagTGAAAAATATATCGTTTCCCACAGGTTGGTACTACGGCGAGCGCACCCGGGACGGCGAGGCGGGCTGGTTCCCCGGCGCCTACACCGCCGAGATCGCGTCCGCGCACGTGCGCGCGCGCAACCTGCGACAGCGATATCGCTTGCTCGCTCTCTCGGCCACTTACGTCGGACAGAAGAAACGAATACTCTGACATGAAAACAAACTATCCATTTTTAAACGATATGCGTTCTTAGTTTGATTTTGAAATTGGCTGCTTTCTGTCTGACAAAAAGTTAAGTTTGTTCTTAATCGGACAATAGACTGTCAATATTTAAACGAGACGCGTTCTTAGTTTGAATTTAATACTGGCTTGTTTTCGTCGGACATAAATTGCTCTAACTAGATGAATAAAGAAGACGTTCGTATTTTTGCATAATGATATGTTGTAGCGACGTTtgttaaaaatcttattaacgAAGaagatattcaaataaaaataatatatgaagCGCGGCTGAAGACATTAGCCATAGACATTGCTTGATGAGCGTagttagtatattataatattccaACTGAAAGCAACGATTAGGTACGGAACTTTCAATATTACATGACGACACTTCGTCATTGAATGAgtgatatgttttttttaagagatGATATTTGCGTCCTCGAACCTAAATCTGAATTTTTAAAAGGTCGAACACGCGTTTATTTACTTGTTCACAGATTAAGAGATGAAGACGTAAcgtaaaaaagtattattaatgtttgtaACTGCACAATAGCTTGAAAACTATGTCCGTCCAGCACTGCCTTTATCGATAATTAATCGatatttttatcgataaaaaatatcgatataCTAGACTAGTATTTTTGGAACATTTTACTAGTGTAATTGACTTGGTTTTCTCGTTGATCCActatttaatcattttaagGTGCTTAACATAGTTGATAGTGCTCTTCAAGAGTGTTTGTGAAGTGTACAGTTACGTATGAGATTCACAATTGTACATAATTTACGGTTTATATTTGTATCGATTTTAGTTATTAGTAAGGTAAAACACCCAATTATCGACACTTTAGCGACGCTCACTAACAATATCTACCATTACTTTGGTTTTTGTGACATTCTGTGGTACTTTGAGGTATTGAGTAAAACGTCAGggtgtattttataatattataaagtaaaaataagcgtcaagttacataataaagaaatatatcaaataaaaaaaaaagctgtCGTTTTTCCAATAATCGACTGTAGAGTTCCATTTATCTACACCCACTGTTCGACATATTCCAGTTATCGTCACCCAATAATCAACCTATTTCTAATACGCATAGCCAAAAATATCTGTAAAGCCTTTTTTCTagctttaaaaatgtaagaatAATATTAGGAAATTATATGatgtagaaattaaaattaagttttaaaaaatcagtcatttaataattgtgaaaACATAATGATATGTTtagtacaatttataattatttaacataatttcAGCTTAGCTGACAATTTTTACTATTAGAAGTATTAGGTATCATCGCCTCAAATGTTAAACATtcgtaaataaaacataaagttcttcttaatattatttgacaATTAGTAACAACAGTTTAACTTTTCCTTAAAAACAATGGCAACTTTTAATCACAGACTTGCTATAACTTACTAAGTAAGTACCTTCTTAATAATAATCAGTCTATATTAAGAGATCTTGCCAATAGCAATTAAAGCAAAACttatatctaaattaaatcACAAATTGTTATATTAGTACTTATTTAAGTAGCCTTATAAAACTAAGTTCTTGATGGCttgaaattctttaaaaatcttaaaaacaaaatattcaaaaagtcTTATTcctctttaaatataataaaagttaaatagcaaaaggtagatattttttcatttcggGTATCGTATAGAAACCCCTTTTATTGCACAGCACTGGTGGGGATATTGCCTCAATGATGTCAGACTTTTCATAAaagattttatcttttttttccgGCCACTTGTATGTGTTTCCCACTGAAAAGGTCATTGTACTAATTTCAAATCTATTTCCACGAATACCTTCTATTACGCCTGGGAAGTATTCCCCTTCATACCTTATTATGACATAGTTTCCAATGGAATATTTTCTAGATTTCTTAGAAAATCTGATCAGTGGCACATCTTCGGATTGAGTCGAGCTCTCAGATTTTTCATGTTCTGTTTTTTCTGCATCTATTTGCATATCTAAGCTGTCTTCACTTTCTGCATAATGCACTTCAATGTCCGTATTATCTGAAGATGTGTCATCtggtttagatttttttatctttttcccTTCCttggttttaatttctttctccatctgtcgtttctttttttcttccgTCTCTCTCAGTTTTAATAGTCTTCTTTCTTCTCTTTCTTTggctttaatttctttttgtttctctttttcttttttttcaatgtctTTCCTTTCATTATATTCCCTCCATGGTTTACTTGTTATAACAAAAGGAATTTTTTCcttcagttttcttttttttcctttgttttCATCTTCTCCTGgccaaaataaatttcgcTTAAATGGTGATggaataatatatgtactttctcctttcttttgaataaattttgttgtcCCAGGTATTGCCAGCTCTTTCAAAGGTGTCTTTTTTATGGAACTTTGGTTAATTTTTGATGTCTCAGGTCTTGTCAGCTCTTTCACGGGTGTCTTTTCTGCAGAACTTTGGCCGATTTGAGAATTCCCAGGTCTTGTCAATTCTTTTGAAGGTGTTATTTTTGTGGCAATATCAAACATAAACGTATAAGAACAGGAAGTTGAAGTTGTTGGAATAGGATCATTTAAGTTAGAACTTGGGCTAGCGACAGTCAATGAATTATCCAGTATTTCTCTAGATTTTGGAGCGTCATTTGGGGTGCAAGTGGATGTGGTTGCGTCATATCCTGCATTAGATAGAGTAATATGTGGTAAATAGTCATGATCTAGTTGTATGTCAAATTGATATTGTACATCTGTATCTGCATTTGTAGCAGAAAGAGATTCTGCAGGATTGATTTCATTAGGATTTGGTATTTCAACGAGGGTCTGGGGTGAAGTAGATTGCTCATTAACGTGACCTGAAAGTTCAATAGCTTGCTTATTACTAGCCCATATTATGTAGAGCGATAGGTCTTCTTCATTTAAgtgaatgtttaaattttgtctGTCTTTATAGTAAAGGTCATTAAATATCTGCAACTTTTCCTTCTGTAGCTTCGccactatttctttttctagataatcaaaaaacaatatttgttcTGACGAAGCCTCCTTCTTGTTGCGAGACTTTATTTTGGAGAGATCGACGTAGTCAGGGCCAAAGGGATACAATCCACCAGCGCGGAATCCATTTTTAACAGAACTCTCTGTTATTGATTCCAACGCTGTCTTAAGAACAGGGGCAAAATCTtctctttttaaattcattcctaaatgttttaatttccaATCCTTGACAGCTTTATtccaatatattttcaatggcCTGAAAATAGCTAGGTCCATTGGCTGAAGGATATGTGTGCTATTTGGATATAATGCCACGATTTCTATGCCATTTTGAGCACAAAAGTTCGATAGGTGTAATGTCAAGTGAGATCTATGGCCATCCAAAAAAAACAAGACGGGTTTTGGTATATTTTGCTGTAATAACCATGGATTAAAAATGTTGGCAATGTATTCAAAAAATGTACTACTACACATCCAGCCACTCGGAGATCGTCCCATAGCCCAATCTTCTGGAAATTTGGATGAAATTGTGGATGGAATTCTTTCATAAGAAAAAACTACCATTGGAGGTGCTAATTGTCCAGCGGCATTTCCGGTAATTAGTACCGTCAAGTTATCTTTTTCATCTCCAGAAGATTGGTAGACGTGCTTATCACCTTTTTTTGCTAAAACTTTTCCGGCTTTGggtgataaataaaaagcacTTTCGTCTCCGTTAAAAATTCGCGACGGATCTTCTAATATCTCTCTAAGGTTGTTTTCCTGAAGATAAGAGCTCACTTCCCCAAACCAACGTTTTATACCTTCTTCTGTAACGGCATCTCGTGCTGTGGTCAAATTTTGGGCCGTTCTCTCAGACAATGAAGGATGTCTCTTAAGAAATAGATTGTACCATTTCTTACCGGGTCTATTGTCGGTAAAGGGAGTAGTCTTTTTTTGGTCAACGATGATACGTTGCACGCTATCAAGCAACTCATCTCTAGTAATAGGAATGTGTCGTTCAGCCATGTCCAGTAtccatttttctaaaatagcTTCCTCTTCTGTTGACAAATATGTACTAGGGCCCATAGAACATTCAATTGGAGTTTTACCGGAAATTTTATCATGTAAGGTGATCCTGGGAACACCAAACTTTTTCGCTGCCGTTGAAATTTTTTCACCTTCACGGACGGCTGTAATAGCCTGCGCCATTTGTAACGGCGTATAAGATTTTTTGGGTGCCATTCCTGCAAACAAAATACTGATGTCGATTACTGGTATATATGGAATTTCCAATCATCGACACAGCTGTCGAATATTGGAAGCAATATTTcgattttaatgttataactatttttaaaaagcgcaaaaataacttagcaaaaggattaattaaaatgctcaagtaaaaaaaaaaataagtttcgaCATTCGTCGAAAATTGGAATTtggcataaaaaataatccaataATCGACAGTCCTATTTTCACAGCAAAGGATAACCTTaccattgaaaaaatattactaaaatgTTGTCAACTTGTGTTTTaactcaataaataatttgctttttcggtagattattataaataacatgtaTGAGCTATATTTCTCACTCACCTCCTTAGCGATTTTGCTAATAAAACCGGATTTTATTAGGCCACTCCGCCAGTCGATGTATCGCTCTAcaccattttattaaaaatggccGCATGACGTATATGTCATGGGCGATGACATCTTATAATCCTTGTCTATGAGTTATCCTTGAAATGCGTTCGGAAATGCTAAAGAaactcttattttttaaaaattacttttttattgtcgAGGAATGGTGCTCTGTCGGGCTTTGGGTGTTTTACCTTACTTACTTgcgtttttatttagtttcgtTTAGGTTGGAACCGCTTTTGTTTCGTAACTagaaatgatatttattttgatatgtaTGTCGAAAAGGGGTGACCTCTGTCTACCACTATGGGAAACtggcatgtatgtatgtttacacaCGCATATTACGTATTTATCGATTACGGGATAGTCAGACCCAAAAGTTTCACAGCTCGGATAATATCtatgtaattaataagttAATGAGGGTTATTGATACAAGTGTGGTTTGAACCTAAAGGTGCTTCGCTGGGCCGCGCCTCGAAATTCCCTAGTCACGACGCGGCCCCGCCGTCTCACATTCCGAACTAACGTTATATTAAgcaatgaaattgaaaacgaAACCGATTGAttgtacttaaattattttttgtagatatttccATGTAATTGTGTTGAGACTAATAGTATTTATagttatgtaataattattatgatccatatcaatttcaaatatattaattgtattttttactttttgtgtttaatttgGTGGTGGCTCCGCAGAAAATGTTTCCCATTTCTCAtgccattataaaaatatttttattctaaattccAGCGAAATAATTTGGATGTCAGCTGTTACATGTTCTCTTTAAAACAGCAATGTATTCGCTGgaatcattaatattttttccattaaAACGCCAGGTCATTGACCGTATGAACATTGAACATAGTCCTAAATGCAACCATGCATTTAAACCACAGAACTCAGcactacttatataataaagcgTTGTGGGTACAGTTACACACaactgaaattaatttaaattaagcaCAATACCGTGCAAGTtgcttgctcaactttttttGCAGCAAATCCTATTTTACCCCCATAGAAATACAATTCTCaaaattctattattgaaTTATAAGTTTCTACTCACAAAAAAAGCTAAAGTTTCATGTATTCGACATCAAAAATTAccaagtttcatacaaacttccaacttttaataatgttattatcaAAAATCCTTAGTGAACGTCTTCTGATTACTGACTTAGATTTGATTACTTTCCTACCAATTTTCATCTATATTCTCCCTGTAGTTTTCGAGATTTCGTAATTAGTGAGTCAGTATCtgtcctttttatttaaatatgtagataGATATTTCACCTTAATATTGCCCTGTGTACGAGCAAAAATTTCTCAGCAATAAAGTTGCAGAACCTTGCTGGATCACAGTCTGCATTTGTTgcacaatacaatttttacgtgttggaaaaataaaaaaacaaaaaattgcaCCAATTTGCTCTGTAGcggtatatttaattaagtacaatTGTCAGAATACCCTTGTACAATTTTCATTCGCAATCAGAAATAACAgtaaatatagtaaataattaaaaaaatattttcaatatttaataaatagtacaATCTTTCGCAAAATACTCATGATGacgtcacaaaataaaaaaaatcagatctaaacacttaaattaataacaactctatagaaaacatatttaatctCAAAGATGGCTACTGAATTTAAACAGAGAGCAGGATTGAATTATTTGAAAGTGagcatataatattttactaaaacAGATGGAAACAGTTCGCTTACATATTAAAGACTAACTGTGATGAGTAGtagaataaaactttaattaactAAAAGTGATTTTTTCCCATCAGTGAGAATTCTAAGGCTATTCACAATATTAAGCAGTATAACATTCAGCCACCAACTTCCCGTATAAAAAGCATTATTTGTGCACCTTGTACTTTTACGGAAAACAAATCTTGACCACTTtcacttaattattaattgaaaacaAGCTCACAACTTAGAGATCACATAATTCGAGCATAAAAATGGAATGAACATATTGtgcttaattataatattagttaactTTTAATTGAAACTGGAAATATATAACTTCTTAAAATTATGTCTACCCATGACATTATTAGaccttaatatttattcaacttTGTCAATTCTTACCTAACCAATTTGATTAATCCGaccaataattaaataatatggaTGAGAAATTGACGTgcaaatgtaattattattttggcaCCTATAATTATTATCCT
This is a stretch of genomic DNA from Amyelois transitella isolate CPQ chromosome 5, ilAmyTran1.1, whole genome shotgun sequence. It encodes these proteins:
- the LOC106134232 gene encoding uncharacterized protein LOC106134232, translating into MAPKKSYTPLQMAQAITAVREGEKISTAAKKFGVPRITLHDKISGKTPIECSMGPSTYLSTEEEAILEKWILDMAERHIPITRDELLDSVQRIIVDQKKTTPFTDNRPGKKWYNLFLKRHPSLSERTAQNLTTARDAVTEEGIKRWFGEVSSYLQENNLREILEDPSRIFNGDESAFYLSPKAGKVLAKKGDKHVYQSSGDEKDNLTVLITGNAAGQLAPPMVVFSYERIPSTISSKFPEDWAMGRSPSGWMCSSTFFEYIANIFNPWLLQQNIPKPVLFFLDGHRSHLTLHLSNFCAQNGIEIVALYPNSTHILQPMDLAIFRPLKIYWNKAVKDWKLKHLGMNLKREDFAPVLKTALESITESSVKNGFRAGGLYPFGPDYVDLSKIKSRNKKEASSEQILFFDYLEKEIVAKLQKEKLQIFNDLYYKDRQNLNIHLNEEDLSLYIIWASNKQAIELSGHVNEQSTSPQTLVEIPNPNEINPAESLSATNADTDVQYQFDIQLDHDYLPHITLSNAGYDATTSTCTPNDAPKSREILDNSLTVASPSSNLNDPIPTTSTSCSYTFMFDIATKITPSKELTRPGNSQIGQSSAEKTPVKELTRPETSKINQSSIKKTPLKELAIPGTTKFIQKKGESTYIIPSPFKRNLFWPGEDENKGKKRKLKEKIPFVITSKPWREYNERKDIEKKEKEKQKEIKAKEREERRLLKLRETEEKKKRQMEKEIKTKEGKKIKKSKPDDTSSDNTDIEVHYAESEDSLDMQIDAEKTEHEKSESSTQSEDVPLIRFSKKSRKYSIGNYVIIRYEGEYFPGVIEGIRGNRFEISTMTFSVGNTYKWPEKKDKIFYEKSDIIEAISPPVLCNKRGFYTIPEMKKYLPFAI